In one window of Lynx canadensis isolate LIC74 chromosome A3, mLynCan4.pri.v2, whole genome shotgun sequence DNA:
- the GINS1 gene encoding DNA replication complex GINS protein PSF1 isoform X2: MKALYEQNQSDVNEVKSGGQSDLIPTIKFRHCSLLRNRRCTVAYLYDRLLRIRALRWEYGSVLPNALRFHMSAEEMEWFNHYKKSLATYMRSLGGDGGLDITQDMKPPKSLYIEVRCLKDYGEFEVDDGTSVLLKKNSQHFLPRWKCEQLVRQGILEHVLS, from the exons GAATGAAGTGAAATCAGGTGGACAAAGTGATTTGATACCAACCATCAAATTCCGACACTGTTCCTTGTTAAGAAATCGACGCTGTACTGTAGCATACCT GTATGATCGACTGCTTCGGATCAGAGCACTCAGGTGGGAGTATGGCAGCGTCTTGCCAAATGCTTTACGGTTTCACATGTCTGCTGAAGAA ATGGAGTGGTTTAATCATTATAAAAAGTCCCTTGCTACTTATATGAGGTCACTGGGAGGAGATGGAGGTTTGGACATCACACAAGATATGAAACCTCCGAAAAGCCTATATATAGAA gtGCGGTGTCTAAAAGACTATGGAGAATTTGAAGTTGATGATGGTACTTCagtcctattaaaaaaaaatagccag CACTTCTTACCTAGGTGGAAGTGTGAGCAGCTGGTCAGACAGGGCATTCTGGAGCATGTGCTGTCCTGA